A stretch of the Pelmatolapia mariae isolate MD_Pm_ZW linkage group LG23, Pm_UMD_F_2, whole genome shotgun sequence genome encodes the following:
- the trak2 gene encoding trafficking kinesin-binding protein 2 isoform X1, with protein sequence MFEVKPRAVEKKESSTETDEGLGSSGRNYGSGSLGSGSVGSGSVYLSDSQDWVVSPSCSPDEGPGNSTISPMLAEETFRYMTYLALEPPSYSHPGSQSLSKVLSGDRVEQMTKTYNDIEVVTHLLAERDRDLELAARIGQSLLQRNHLLQERNEALEEQIAQSVDQVHQLQHELSKKDELLRMVASASEESETDSSVSTPLRQPQALGGTAAAALSQLESLQSKLQELEEENLALRTEACQLKRDTITYEEKEQQLVSDCVKELRESNSQMVSLTEELSQKNEELLRHQEEIAQLLSQIVELQHRVKELALEKEELRIHLQASKDAQRQLTAELNELAERNAECVEMLHESQEEIKELRSKNSPSAGMRRHLPYGLYPMESLAAEIEGTMRKELSIEEETAFQDQRISQKRVFQTVRSVNASALRSASANPPIPGSGQSSLVMTAQPFQSTQGEEGRVGQPGCPGGNDLTRALHRLSLRRQNFLSERQFFQAEREKKVQALAEADGEGSGCSSPMGSAVSSFSNLSDLSIASTVFKTFLPEKLQIVKPMEGSLTLHHWQQLAKPHLGTILDPHPGVVTKGFRPLAQDAVYHLSDMEEDEEDEENRRNGILEKGAAERSKEEEDEEEEGGITFNVRCSSTPEEKKDRKHAVSSVPVPPLSTGSPAASSSIRSDFCPTPLHATEKPGQSPQRIPGASEAGVQSQSQTLTSTAVSSSVQNPGKCQSSTFSTYTFTTCRILHPCDITQVTPSSQSSHMANTPSSMRTGPSTPVTPCRLSLGDSFPPRRLPAPPSGLTKLVLERGISAQVSNPPPTPRPAPWQPLFQLLPSTPPNSPSHSPAPSPVPTEPRQHPADNFLASRPAELFLQDVYGLNLGRAPHPDLPSPSQETPALISSAKSGRSRPDPASVGLVEKLRQLGFTKVLHGSESDASMPRQDSATFVSAGGGSLLDGLRRNQSLPAMIGARAGKSASHSAPPPHPRTLAIPPPPWGNLKERRRHLASISHPSSAKR encoded by the exons CATATCTTGCTTTGGAACCCCCTTCTTATTCCCACCCAGGCTCACAGAGCCTCTCCAAAG TCCTCAGTGGTGATCGAGTGGAGCAGATGACCAAGACGTACAATGACATTGAAGTGGTCACACACCTTTTGGCTGAG CGGGACAGAGATTTGGAGTTGGCAGCTCGGATTGGTCAGTCACTTCTACAGAGGAACCACCTGCTACAGGAGCGAAATGAGGCCTTAGAGGAGCAGATAGCACAGTCTGTAGATCAG GTTCATCAGCTGCAACATGAGCTCAGTAAGAAGGATGAATTGCTGCGGATGGTGGCCAGCGCCTCTGAGGAGAGTGAGACCGATTCCAGCGTGTCGACCCCACTGCGGCAACCTCAGGCGCTGGGGGGAACCGCCGCTGCTGCACTTAGTCAGCTGGAGTCCCTGCAGAGCAAGCTGCAGGAGCTAGAGGAAGAAAATCTGGCACTGAGAACCGAG GCTTGTCAACTCAAAAGAGACACCATCACCTATGAGGAGAAGGAACAGCAGCTAGTGAGCGACTGTGTCAAAGAGCTCC GCGAGTCCAACAGCCAGATGGTTTCGTTGACTGAAGAGCTGTCTCAGAAGAACGAGGAGCTGCTCAGACACCAGGAGGAAATCGCTCAGCTGCTTTCCCAAATAGTCGAGCTGCAACACAGAGTGAAGGAG CTGGCTCTGGAGAAAGAGGAGCTCAGGATCCACCTGCAGGCCTCCAAAGATGCTCAGAGACAGCTCACAGCAGAG CTCAACGAGCTGGCCGAGAGGAATGCTGAGTGTGTAGAGATGCTCCATGAGTCGCAGGAGGAGATCAAAGAGCTGCGCAGTAAAAACAGCCCCTCAGCTGGGATGCGCCGGCACCTTCCCTACGGCCTCTACCCCATG GAATCCTTGGCAGCAGAGATTGAGGGAACTATGAGGAAGGAGCTGAGTATAGAGGAGGAGACCGCCTTTCAGGACCAAAG AATTTCCCAGAAGCGAGTCTTCCAAACAGTCCGCTCTGTTAATGCCTCAGCACTACGATCAGCTTCAGCAAACCCACCAATCCCTGGCTCCGGACAGAGCTCTCTGGTGATGACAGCGCAGCCGTTTCAGTCCACACAGGG GGAGGAGGGCCGAGTGGGCCAGCCTGGTTGTCCGGGAGGAAACGACCTCACTAGAGCACTCCACCGTCTGTCATTGCGCCGTCAGAACTTCCTGTCCGAGCGACAGTTCTTCCAGGCGGAGCGGGAAAAGAAGGTGCAGGCCCTGGCGGAAGCGGATGGAGAAGGCAGTGGCTGCAGCTCACCAATGGGCAGTGCGGTCTCGTCTTTCTCCAACCTGTCGGATCTCTCCATCGCCTCCACTGTTTTTAAGACTTTCCTGCCTGAGAAGCTCCAGATTGTCAAACCCATGGAAG GCTCGCTGACACTGcaccactggcagcagctgGCCAAACCTCACCTGGGAACCATCCTGGACCCACACCCTGGAGTAGTGACTAAAGGTTTTCGCCCATTGGCTCAGGACGCTGTGTACCACCTGTCTGACATggaggaggatgaagaagatgaagaaaacagaAGGAATGGTATCCTGGAGAAAGGAGCAGCAGAGCGGAgtaaggaggaggaagatgaggaggaggaaggcgGAATCACCTTTAACGTGCGCTGCTCATCTACACCCGAGGAGAAAAAGGACAGAAAGCATGCGGTATCGTCTGTCCCCGTGCCGCCTCTCTCCACTGGGAGTCCAGCTGCTTCCTCCTCCATCAGGTCAGACTTCTGCCCTACACCCCTTCATGCCACGGAGAAACCCGGCCAATCGCCTCAGCGCATTCCAGGAGCCTCTGAAGCAGGAGTCCAATCACAAAGCCAAACCTTGACATCGACAGCAGTATCTTCCTCTG TCCAAAACCCAGGGAAGTGTCAGAGCTCCACCTTTTCCACCTACACCTTCACTACCTGTCGCATTCTGCACCCGTGTGACATCACACAGGTCACCCCAAG TTCTCAGTCATCCCACATGGCGAACACGCCTAGCTCCATGAGGACGGGTCCCAGCACCCCTGTGACTCCCTGCAGACTCAGTCTGGGTGACTCCTTCCCCCCTCGACGTCTGCCTGCACCCCCCAGTGGCCTGACCAAGCTGGTCCTAGAGAGGGGTATTTCTGCACAAGTCTCCAACCCTCCTCCAACCCCGAGACCCGCCCCCTGGCAGCCCCTCTTCCAGCTTCTGCCAAGCACGCCCCCCAACTCCCCCTCCCACTCTCCTGCCCCCTCCCCAGTGCCTACGGAGCCCCGCCAACACCCAGCTGACAATTTCCTGGCCTCGCGGCCCGCAGAGCTTTTTCTCCAAGACGTTTACGGGTTGAACCTGGGCCGCGCTCCGCATCCTGACCTACCAAGCCCATCCCAAGAAACCCCAGCCCTCATCTCATCCGCCAAATCAGGCAGATCCAGGCCTGACCCGGCCAGTGTTGGTTTGGTGGAGAAGCTCCGGCAGCTGGGATTCACCAAGGTGTTGCATGGTTCTGAGTCTGATGCCTCAATGCCACGCCAGGATTCTGCCACATTTGTGTCAGCAGGTGGAGGGAGCCTTTTAGATGGCCTGAGGCGCAACCAGAGCCTCCCGGCTATGATTGGTGCCCGAGCTGGAAAGTCAGCCAGTCactcagctcctcctcctcaccccaGGACCCTGGCTATCCCCCCACCTCCATGGGGGAACCTAAAAGAAAGACGGCGGCATCTTGCCTCTATCTCCCACCCAAGTTCGGCCAAACGTTGA
- the trak2 gene encoding trafficking kinesin-binding protein 2 isoform X2: protein MPVLNIHNEEAYDKFAVEAYLALEPPSYSHPGSQSLSKVLSGDRVEQMTKTYNDIEVVTHLLAERDRDLELAARIGQSLLQRNHLLQERNEALEEQIAQSVDQVHQLQHELSKKDELLRMVASASEESETDSSVSTPLRQPQALGGTAAAALSQLESLQSKLQELEEENLALRTEACQLKRDTITYEEKEQQLVSDCVKELRESNSQMVSLTEELSQKNEELLRHQEEIAQLLSQIVELQHRVKELALEKEELRIHLQASKDAQRQLTAELNELAERNAECVEMLHESQEEIKELRSKNSPSAGMRRHLPYGLYPMESLAAEIEGTMRKELSIEEETAFQDQRISQKRVFQTVRSVNASALRSASANPPIPGSGQSSLVMTAQPFQSTQGEEGRVGQPGCPGGNDLTRALHRLSLRRQNFLSERQFFQAEREKKVQALAEADGEGSGCSSPMGSAVSSFSNLSDLSIASTVFKTFLPEKLQIVKPMEGSLTLHHWQQLAKPHLGTILDPHPGVVTKGFRPLAQDAVYHLSDMEEDEEDEENRRNGILEKGAAERSKEEEDEEEEGGITFNVRCSSTPEEKKDRKHAVSSVPVPPLSTGSPAASSSIRSDFCPTPLHATEKPGQSPQRIPGASEAGVQSQSQTLTSTAVSSSVQNPGKCQSSTFSTYTFTTCRILHPCDITQVTPSSQSSHMANTPSSMRTGPSTPVTPCRLSLGDSFPPRRLPAPPSGLTKLVLERGISAQVSNPPPTPRPAPWQPLFQLLPSTPPNSPSHSPAPSPVPTEPRQHPADNFLASRPAELFLQDVYGLNLGRAPHPDLPSPSQETPALISSAKSGRSRPDPASVGLVEKLRQLGFTKVLHGSESDASMPRQDSATFVSAGGGSLLDGLRRNQSLPAMIGARAGKSASHSAPPPHPRTLAIPPPPWGNLKERRRHLASISHPSSAKR, encoded by the exons ATGCCAGTGTTAAACATCCACAATGAGGAGGCGTACGATAAGTTTGCCGTGGAAG CATATCTTGCTTTGGAACCCCCTTCTTATTCCCACCCAGGCTCACAGAGCCTCTCCAAAG TCCTCAGTGGTGATCGAGTGGAGCAGATGACCAAGACGTACAATGACATTGAAGTGGTCACACACCTTTTGGCTGAG CGGGACAGAGATTTGGAGTTGGCAGCTCGGATTGGTCAGTCACTTCTACAGAGGAACCACCTGCTACAGGAGCGAAATGAGGCCTTAGAGGAGCAGATAGCACAGTCTGTAGATCAG GTTCATCAGCTGCAACATGAGCTCAGTAAGAAGGATGAATTGCTGCGGATGGTGGCCAGCGCCTCTGAGGAGAGTGAGACCGATTCCAGCGTGTCGACCCCACTGCGGCAACCTCAGGCGCTGGGGGGAACCGCCGCTGCTGCACTTAGTCAGCTGGAGTCCCTGCAGAGCAAGCTGCAGGAGCTAGAGGAAGAAAATCTGGCACTGAGAACCGAG GCTTGTCAACTCAAAAGAGACACCATCACCTATGAGGAGAAGGAACAGCAGCTAGTGAGCGACTGTGTCAAAGAGCTCC GCGAGTCCAACAGCCAGATGGTTTCGTTGACTGAAGAGCTGTCTCAGAAGAACGAGGAGCTGCTCAGACACCAGGAGGAAATCGCTCAGCTGCTTTCCCAAATAGTCGAGCTGCAACACAGAGTGAAGGAG CTGGCTCTGGAGAAAGAGGAGCTCAGGATCCACCTGCAGGCCTCCAAAGATGCTCAGAGACAGCTCACAGCAGAG CTCAACGAGCTGGCCGAGAGGAATGCTGAGTGTGTAGAGATGCTCCATGAGTCGCAGGAGGAGATCAAAGAGCTGCGCAGTAAAAACAGCCCCTCAGCTGGGATGCGCCGGCACCTTCCCTACGGCCTCTACCCCATG GAATCCTTGGCAGCAGAGATTGAGGGAACTATGAGGAAGGAGCTGAGTATAGAGGAGGAGACCGCCTTTCAGGACCAAAG AATTTCCCAGAAGCGAGTCTTCCAAACAGTCCGCTCTGTTAATGCCTCAGCACTACGATCAGCTTCAGCAAACCCACCAATCCCTGGCTCCGGACAGAGCTCTCTGGTGATGACAGCGCAGCCGTTTCAGTCCACACAGGG GGAGGAGGGCCGAGTGGGCCAGCCTGGTTGTCCGGGAGGAAACGACCTCACTAGAGCACTCCACCGTCTGTCATTGCGCCGTCAGAACTTCCTGTCCGAGCGACAGTTCTTCCAGGCGGAGCGGGAAAAGAAGGTGCAGGCCCTGGCGGAAGCGGATGGAGAAGGCAGTGGCTGCAGCTCACCAATGGGCAGTGCGGTCTCGTCTTTCTCCAACCTGTCGGATCTCTCCATCGCCTCCACTGTTTTTAAGACTTTCCTGCCTGAGAAGCTCCAGATTGTCAAACCCATGGAAG GCTCGCTGACACTGcaccactggcagcagctgGCCAAACCTCACCTGGGAACCATCCTGGACCCACACCCTGGAGTAGTGACTAAAGGTTTTCGCCCATTGGCTCAGGACGCTGTGTACCACCTGTCTGACATggaggaggatgaagaagatgaagaaaacagaAGGAATGGTATCCTGGAGAAAGGAGCAGCAGAGCGGAgtaaggaggaggaagatgaggaggaggaaggcgGAATCACCTTTAACGTGCGCTGCTCATCTACACCCGAGGAGAAAAAGGACAGAAAGCATGCGGTATCGTCTGTCCCCGTGCCGCCTCTCTCCACTGGGAGTCCAGCTGCTTCCTCCTCCATCAGGTCAGACTTCTGCCCTACACCCCTTCATGCCACGGAGAAACCCGGCCAATCGCCTCAGCGCATTCCAGGAGCCTCTGAAGCAGGAGTCCAATCACAAAGCCAAACCTTGACATCGACAGCAGTATCTTCCTCTG TCCAAAACCCAGGGAAGTGTCAGAGCTCCACCTTTTCCACCTACACCTTCACTACCTGTCGCATTCTGCACCCGTGTGACATCACACAGGTCACCCCAAG TTCTCAGTCATCCCACATGGCGAACACGCCTAGCTCCATGAGGACGGGTCCCAGCACCCCTGTGACTCCCTGCAGACTCAGTCTGGGTGACTCCTTCCCCCCTCGACGTCTGCCTGCACCCCCCAGTGGCCTGACCAAGCTGGTCCTAGAGAGGGGTATTTCTGCACAAGTCTCCAACCCTCCTCCAACCCCGAGACCCGCCCCCTGGCAGCCCCTCTTCCAGCTTCTGCCAAGCACGCCCCCCAACTCCCCCTCCCACTCTCCTGCCCCCTCCCCAGTGCCTACGGAGCCCCGCCAACACCCAGCTGACAATTTCCTGGCCTCGCGGCCCGCAGAGCTTTTTCTCCAAGACGTTTACGGGTTGAACCTGGGCCGCGCTCCGCATCCTGACCTACCAAGCCCATCCCAAGAAACCCCAGCCCTCATCTCATCCGCCAAATCAGGCAGATCCAGGCCTGACCCGGCCAGTGTTGGTTTGGTGGAGAAGCTCCGGCAGCTGGGATTCACCAAGGTGTTGCATGGTTCTGAGTCTGATGCCTCAATGCCACGCCAGGATTCTGCCACATTTGTGTCAGCAGGTGGAGGGAGCCTTTTAGATGGCCTGAGGCGCAACCAGAGCCTCCCGGCTATGATTGGTGCCCGAGCTGGAAAGTCAGCCAGTCactcagctcctcctcctcaccccaGGACCCTGGCTATCCCCCCACCTCCATGGGGGAACCTAAAAGAAAGACGGCGGCATCTTGCCTCTATCTCCCACCCAAGTTCGGCCAAACGTTGA
- the trak2 gene encoding trafficking kinesin-binding protein 2 isoform X3, which translates to MPVLNIHNEEAYDKFAVEVLSGDRVEQMTKTYNDIEVVTHLLAERDRDLELAARIGQSLLQRNHLLQERNEALEEQIAQSVDQVHQLQHELSKKDELLRMVASASEESETDSSVSTPLRQPQALGGTAAAALSQLESLQSKLQELEEENLALRTEACQLKRDTITYEEKEQQLVSDCVKELRESNSQMVSLTEELSQKNEELLRHQEEIAQLLSQIVELQHRVKELALEKEELRIHLQASKDAQRQLTAELNELAERNAECVEMLHESQEEIKELRSKNSPSAGMRRHLPYGLYPMESLAAEIEGTMRKELSIEEETAFQDQRISQKRVFQTVRSVNASALRSASANPPIPGSGQSSLVMTAQPFQSTQGEEGRVGQPGCPGGNDLTRALHRLSLRRQNFLSERQFFQAEREKKVQALAEADGEGSGCSSPMGSAVSSFSNLSDLSIASTVFKTFLPEKLQIVKPMEGSLTLHHWQQLAKPHLGTILDPHPGVVTKGFRPLAQDAVYHLSDMEEDEEDEENRRNGILEKGAAERSKEEEDEEEEGGITFNVRCSSTPEEKKDRKHAVSSVPVPPLSTGSPAASSSIRSDFCPTPLHATEKPGQSPQRIPGASEAGVQSQSQTLTSTAVSSSVQNPGKCQSSTFSTYTFTTCRILHPCDITQVTPSSQSSHMANTPSSMRTGPSTPVTPCRLSLGDSFPPRRLPAPPSGLTKLVLERGISAQVSNPPPTPRPAPWQPLFQLLPSTPPNSPSHSPAPSPVPTEPRQHPADNFLASRPAELFLQDVYGLNLGRAPHPDLPSPSQETPALISSAKSGRSRPDPASVGLVEKLRQLGFTKVLHGSESDASMPRQDSATFVSAGGGSLLDGLRRNQSLPAMIGARAGKSASHSAPPPHPRTLAIPPPPWGNLKERRRHLASISHPSSAKR; encoded by the exons ATGCCAGTGTTAAACATCCACAATGAGGAGGCGTACGATAAGTTTGCCGTGGAAG TCCTCAGTGGTGATCGAGTGGAGCAGATGACCAAGACGTACAATGACATTGAAGTGGTCACACACCTTTTGGCTGAG CGGGACAGAGATTTGGAGTTGGCAGCTCGGATTGGTCAGTCACTTCTACAGAGGAACCACCTGCTACAGGAGCGAAATGAGGCCTTAGAGGAGCAGATAGCACAGTCTGTAGATCAG GTTCATCAGCTGCAACATGAGCTCAGTAAGAAGGATGAATTGCTGCGGATGGTGGCCAGCGCCTCTGAGGAGAGTGAGACCGATTCCAGCGTGTCGACCCCACTGCGGCAACCTCAGGCGCTGGGGGGAACCGCCGCTGCTGCACTTAGTCAGCTGGAGTCCCTGCAGAGCAAGCTGCAGGAGCTAGAGGAAGAAAATCTGGCACTGAGAACCGAG GCTTGTCAACTCAAAAGAGACACCATCACCTATGAGGAGAAGGAACAGCAGCTAGTGAGCGACTGTGTCAAAGAGCTCC GCGAGTCCAACAGCCAGATGGTTTCGTTGACTGAAGAGCTGTCTCAGAAGAACGAGGAGCTGCTCAGACACCAGGAGGAAATCGCTCAGCTGCTTTCCCAAATAGTCGAGCTGCAACACAGAGTGAAGGAG CTGGCTCTGGAGAAAGAGGAGCTCAGGATCCACCTGCAGGCCTCCAAAGATGCTCAGAGACAGCTCACAGCAGAG CTCAACGAGCTGGCCGAGAGGAATGCTGAGTGTGTAGAGATGCTCCATGAGTCGCAGGAGGAGATCAAAGAGCTGCGCAGTAAAAACAGCCCCTCAGCTGGGATGCGCCGGCACCTTCCCTACGGCCTCTACCCCATG GAATCCTTGGCAGCAGAGATTGAGGGAACTATGAGGAAGGAGCTGAGTATAGAGGAGGAGACCGCCTTTCAGGACCAAAG AATTTCCCAGAAGCGAGTCTTCCAAACAGTCCGCTCTGTTAATGCCTCAGCACTACGATCAGCTTCAGCAAACCCACCAATCCCTGGCTCCGGACAGAGCTCTCTGGTGATGACAGCGCAGCCGTTTCAGTCCACACAGGG GGAGGAGGGCCGAGTGGGCCAGCCTGGTTGTCCGGGAGGAAACGACCTCACTAGAGCACTCCACCGTCTGTCATTGCGCCGTCAGAACTTCCTGTCCGAGCGACAGTTCTTCCAGGCGGAGCGGGAAAAGAAGGTGCAGGCCCTGGCGGAAGCGGATGGAGAAGGCAGTGGCTGCAGCTCACCAATGGGCAGTGCGGTCTCGTCTTTCTCCAACCTGTCGGATCTCTCCATCGCCTCCACTGTTTTTAAGACTTTCCTGCCTGAGAAGCTCCAGATTGTCAAACCCATGGAAG GCTCGCTGACACTGcaccactggcagcagctgGCCAAACCTCACCTGGGAACCATCCTGGACCCACACCCTGGAGTAGTGACTAAAGGTTTTCGCCCATTGGCTCAGGACGCTGTGTACCACCTGTCTGACATggaggaggatgaagaagatgaagaaaacagaAGGAATGGTATCCTGGAGAAAGGAGCAGCAGAGCGGAgtaaggaggaggaagatgaggaggaggaaggcgGAATCACCTTTAACGTGCGCTGCTCATCTACACCCGAGGAGAAAAAGGACAGAAAGCATGCGGTATCGTCTGTCCCCGTGCCGCCTCTCTCCACTGGGAGTCCAGCTGCTTCCTCCTCCATCAGGTCAGACTTCTGCCCTACACCCCTTCATGCCACGGAGAAACCCGGCCAATCGCCTCAGCGCATTCCAGGAGCCTCTGAAGCAGGAGTCCAATCACAAAGCCAAACCTTGACATCGACAGCAGTATCTTCCTCTG TCCAAAACCCAGGGAAGTGTCAGAGCTCCACCTTTTCCACCTACACCTTCACTACCTGTCGCATTCTGCACCCGTGTGACATCACACAGGTCACCCCAAG TTCTCAGTCATCCCACATGGCGAACACGCCTAGCTCCATGAGGACGGGTCCCAGCACCCCTGTGACTCCCTGCAGACTCAGTCTGGGTGACTCCTTCCCCCCTCGACGTCTGCCTGCACCCCCCAGTGGCCTGACCAAGCTGGTCCTAGAGAGGGGTATTTCTGCACAAGTCTCCAACCCTCCTCCAACCCCGAGACCCGCCCCCTGGCAGCCCCTCTTCCAGCTTCTGCCAAGCACGCCCCCCAACTCCCCCTCCCACTCTCCTGCCCCCTCCCCAGTGCCTACGGAGCCCCGCCAACACCCAGCTGACAATTTCCTGGCCTCGCGGCCCGCAGAGCTTTTTCTCCAAGACGTTTACGGGTTGAACCTGGGCCGCGCTCCGCATCCTGACCTACCAAGCCCATCCCAAGAAACCCCAGCCCTCATCTCATCCGCCAAATCAGGCAGATCCAGGCCTGACCCGGCCAGTGTTGGTTTGGTGGAGAAGCTCCGGCAGCTGGGATTCACCAAGGTGTTGCATGGTTCTGAGTCTGATGCCTCAATGCCACGCCAGGATTCTGCCACATTTGTGTCAGCAGGTGGAGGGAGCCTTTTAGATGGCCTGAGGCGCAACCAGAGCCTCCCGGCTATGATTGGTGCCCGAGCTGGAAAGTCAGCCAGTCactcagctcctcctcctcaccccaGGACCCTGGCTATCCCCCCACCTCCATGGGGGAACCTAAAAGAAAGACGGCGGCATCTTGCCTCTATCTCCCACCCAAGTTCGGCCAAACGTTGA